In Zingiber officinale cultivar Zhangliang chromosome 1A, Zo_v1.1, whole genome shotgun sequence, a genomic segment contains:
- the LOC122006466 gene encoding calphotin-like — protein MDIEGHSEESKCSVDDPGEEVDAQNFEVYLTRIYLGAKQRHDNSRRKIDMTHTRILIMRRGRPRKRAIDSPETESLERSTGVEPVCQEQTPQGIVSTSGYQTLMVPTSEVPVSIVPPVVPPSVYSTPPPSAVPAVYPATSLAVPATIYLAPQIPVSVTTYSAPVPAVLVAPYPVASTVSSVAPTYVYSVVPPSVLPIGSTPVVLPSSSTIPTDIVAVHAWILALAESGQTEQSILVTMVAQSSIRMRIQEAQARDQHLQFIGSQKSFGQ, from the exons ATGGACATTGAAGGACACAGTGAAGAATCCAAATGTTCTGTTGATGATCCCGGGGAAGAGGTTGATGCCCAG AATTTTGAGGTATATTTGACGAGGATCTAtttgggggctaagcagcgacatgACAACTCCAGACGGAaaatag atatgacacatacacgtaTTCTAATAATGAGACGTGGTCGACCACgtaagagggcgatagattctcCAGAGACAGAGTCTCTAGAGAGATCTACTGGGGTCGAGCCTGTCTGTCAGGAACagactcctcagggtattgtGAGCACGTCGGGTTATCAGACCCTGATGGTTCCAACTTCAGAGGTACCTGTCTCGatagtaccaccagtggtaccaccgtcggtATATTCGACGCCTCCCCCATCAGCAGTACCCGCAGTATACCCAGCCACCTCTCTAGCCGTGCCTGCTACTATATATTTGGCACCACAGATACCTGTGTCGGTTACTACATACTCGGCACCAGTACCAGCAGTACTGGTTGCTCCTTACCCGGTAGCATCCACCGTATCTTCAGTCGCCCCTACTTACGTTTACTCAGTAGTTCCGCCATCAGTACTACCCATAGGATCAACTCCCGTGGTTCTGCCCAGTTCCTCGACGATTCCCACTGATATAGTTGCGGTGCACGCATGGATTCTAGCCTTAGCAGAGTCG ggacagacagagcagagtATTCTTgtcaccatggttgctcagtcatcgattagGATGAGGATTCAAGAGGCCCAGGccagagatcagcatttacagttcattggcagccagaaaTCTTtcgggcagtag